A single region of the Candidatus Omnitrophota bacterium genome encodes:
- a CDS encoding TraE/TraK family type IV conjugative transfer system protein, with the protein MKSKSSLFVERWASAEQNNMKLGYAVAALSIVCLALAMVAGCFVLKPRPVYFIPGVAQAGLAVAPASGSMTANAFAVSWLLNWTNFTPATVEDAYARARKFMSPVLLSKIHISLEKDMEEVKKNNISSLFSLSQDPVVETDKNGFLVTVRGQKGVYVGKEEIKTQQVVYHLRLRPVNPTDGNPYGMTVDRVDQEEGAL; encoded by the coding sequence ATGAAGTCAAAAAGTTCGCTGTTTGTCGAGCGCTGGGCCAGCGCTGAACAGAACAACATGAAATTGGGATATGCGGTCGCGGCCTTGTCCATCGTTTGTCTGGCCCTGGCCATGGTCGCGGGTTGTTTTGTTTTAAAACCCAGGCCGGTTTATTTTATTCCCGGAGTGGCCCAGGCGGGTTTAGCCGTTGCCCCGGCCTCGGGGTCAATGACCGCCAATGCGTTCGCGGTGTCCTGGCTTTTGAACTGGACGAACTTTACGCCCGCCACGGTTGAGGACGCCTATGCCCGCGCCCGCAAATTCATGTCACCCGTCTTATTGTCCAAGATCCATATCAGTTTGGAAAAAGACATGGAAGAGGTCAAAAAGAACAACATTTCGTCGTTATTCTCTTTGAGCCAGGACCCTGTGGTGGAGACGGACAAAAACGGTTTTTTAGTCACTGTCCGCGGTCAGAAGGGTGTTTACGTCGGCAAGGAAGAAATTAAAACCCAACAAGTCGTTTATCATTTACGCCTGCGTCCGGTCAACCCCACGGATGGAAACCCATACGGGATGACCGTGGACCGCGTTGACCAGGAAGAGGGAGCATTATGA
- a CDS encoding type IV conjugative transfer system protein TraL, with product MNLKCPRTLDKPVLLFGLEPEDLGLLSLAVGILSLFLGPMIPGVLGFAGWFLLARFKKGKPSGYLLHRIYSLGFDLPGLLPAKTRTYAVWSKNNGKHEVKKFAVCRALGQR from the coding sequence ATGAACCTTAAATGCCCGCGGACCTTGGATAAGCCGGTTTTATTATTCGGCCTTGAGCCCGAAGACCTGGGGCTTTTGTCTTTGGCTGTCGGGATCTTGAGCTTATTTTTAGGCCCCATGATTCCCGGCGTGCTCGGTTTTGCTGGCTGGTTTTTATTGGCCCGTTTCAAAAAGGGGAAACCGTCGGGATACCTGTTGCATCGGATATACAGCTTGGGATTTGACCTGCCGGGTTTATTGCCCGCGAAAACGAGAACATATGCGGTTTGGAGTAAAAATAATGGAAAGCATGAAGTCAAAAAGTTCGCTGTTTGTCGAGCGCTGGGCCAGCGCTGA
- a CDS encoding type-F conjugative transfer system secretin TraK: MNRVFVCLCILFNTGNVWAKDISKQEPSTAVHVAVGKVSEVFFPEKIAKIVKGGASDSVLVEVLDQSLYLLPKSNTPADVFVTTVSGRSYPLTLTIAPQHDIKVEINGASVSSVSPSAGNDVMDVMKDILSGQEPPGSTALKVNRADILFKDSKIQLHVRSGYDLPALTAYILEARNLTDNSVIVPIEQVTFPRLLAITSDRDMIAPKGREGDSTAVYLVVGK; encoded by the coding sequence ATGAACAGGGTCTTTGTATGTCTTTGCATCCTTTTTAACACCGGAAATGTTTGGGCCAAGGACATTTCCAAACAAGAACCAAGCACTGCGGTCCACGTGGCTGTCGGTAAGGTGAGCGAAGTATTTTTTCCCGAAAAGATCGCCAAGATCGTCAAGGGCGGCGCGTCGGATTCCGTGCTCGTTGAAGTTTTAGACCAGTCGCTGTATCTTTTGCCGAAATCAAATACACCGGCGGATGTTTTTGTCACAACCGTCTCCGGCCGGTCTTATCCATTAACCCTGACCATCGCGCCCCAACACGATATCAAGGTTGAGATCAACGGGGCTTCCGTCAGCAGTGTTAGTCCAAGCGCCGGCAATGACGTGATGGATGTGATGAAGGATATTCTCTCCGGACAAGAGCCGCCGGGATCAACGGCGCTTAAGGTCAATCGCGCGGACATCCTTTTTAAGGACAGTAAAATTCAACTGCATGTGCGTTCCGGTTATGATCTACCGGCATTGACTGCCTATATTTTGGAAGCCAGGAATCTGACGGATAATAGCGTCATTGTTCCCATTGAGCAGGTAACTTTTCCCCGTTTATTAGCGATCACATCAGATAGGGACATGATCGCCCCCAAAGGCCGGGAAGGGGACAGCACAGCGGTTTATTTGGTGGTTGGAAAATAA